From a region of the Brassica oleracea var. oleracea cultivar TO1000 unplaced genomic scaffold, BOL UnpScaffold01968, whole genome shotgun sequence genome:
- the LOC106321554 gene encoding nascent polypeptide-associated complex subunit alpha-like protein 4: MSSQLQAQAAQRFKMPDVASMIPPNAEAAAVAQEEDEDDDDVDETGVEAKDVELVMTQAGVSKAKATKALKANDGDIVSAIMELTT, encoded by the coding sequence ATGAGCTCTCAGCTACAAGCTCAAGCTGCTCAGAGGTTTAAGATGCCGGATGTTGCGTCGATGATCCCCCCTAACGCTGAAGCAGCCGCGGTTGCGCAAGAGGAagacgaagatgatgatgatgttgatgagACCGGTGTTGAAGCCAAGGATGTTGAGCTCGTGATGACTCAGGCTGGTGTTTCCAAGGCCAAAGCCACTAAGGCTCTTAAAGCCAACGATGGAGATATTGTTTCCGCCATCATGGAACTCACTACATAG